In Candidatus Promineifilum breve, one genomic interval encodes:
- a CDS encoding mechanosensitive ion channel family protein, translating into MAASAVYQVEPTATPAATPPAQEGAPVIVNGQELFRLKTRVGSITATERAALVSDHISQLANNPFSGEIIVTVRDVEGATDIMVGEKVLVSVSDADAAAEGRARQELAQEWAAIIQTAIAAGQAGVSAPALGARLGIALLVLLGLLSLLWLINRFGDWLVDKLDPTTESGRLPPTLSHSEFYQSGQFSRLVRGLLRFGKIALSIFLITVAIPVILRSFPRTRPLGQSLIQLILNPLARLWNLITAALPEVAFLLVLAAVTWLITRLVNLLFREVSRGVVRLPSFEPDWAIFTGKMVNIFLIVVAVIVGFTSLPLSNLPVFQGIGAFLALLFTLASSSAIANIIAGIILTYTGAFRLGDYVQIQNSIGEVVGKYLLTTRVRTFKNEVVSFPNALVLGTSVTNFSRMAAEKGVVLHTTITIGYDVAWQRIHELLIAAALDTAHIEKTPPPFVLQTALNDFHVSYELNVHTRQPQYLPLIYSDLHRNIQDHFAAAGVEIMSPAYAALRDGNAITIPQVTSEAETADH; encoded by the coding sequence GTGGCCGCATCGGCCGTCTATCAGGTGGAACCCACCGCCACACCGGCCGCCACGCCTCCGGCCCAGGAGGGCGCGCCGGTCATCGTCAATGGTCAGGAGTTGTTTCGCCTGAAGACCCGCGTCGGCTCCATCACGGCCACGGAGCGGGCCGCTTTGGTGTCTGACCACATCAGCCAGTTAGCCAATAACCCCTTCAGCGGCGAGATCATCGTCACGGTGCGCGACGTGGAGGGCGCGACCGACATTATGGTCGGCGAAAAGGTGTTGGTTTCGGTGAGCGATGCCGACGCCGCGGCCGAAGGACGCGCCCGGCAGGAACTGGCTCAGGAGTGGGCGGCCATCATCCAGACGGCCATCGCCGCCGGGCAGGCCGGCGTCAGCGCGCCGGCGCTAGGCGCCAGGTTGGGGATTGCCTTGTTGGTTCTGCTGGGGCTGCTCAGCCTGCTCTGGCTGATCAACCGCTTCGGCGACTGGCTGGTCGATAAGCTCGACCCCACCACCGAGTCGGGTCGTCTGCCGCCGACGCTAAGTCATTCCGAGTTCTACCAGTCGGGCCAATTCAGCCGCCTGGTGCGCGGCCTGTTACGCTTTGGCAAAATAGCGTTGTCGATTTTCCTGATCACGGTGGCTATCCCCGTTATCTTGCGCTCTTTTCCCCGCACCCGCCCTCTGGGCCAAAGCCTCATCCAATTGATCCTGAATCCCCTGGCCCGGCTTTGGAATCTGATCACGGCGGCTTTGCCGGAAGTGGCCTTTCTGCTTGTTCTGGCAGCCGTCACCTGGTTGATCACGCGGCTGGTAAATCTGTTGTTCCGCGAAGTGAGCCGCGGCGTTGTGCGGCTGCCGTCGTTCGAGCCGGACTGGGCGATTTTTACGGGCAAGATGGTCAACATTTTCCTGATCGTCGTCGCCGTCATCGTCGGCTTTACGTCGCTGCCGCTGAGCAACCTGCCGGTGTTCCAGGGCATCGGCGCCTTCCTGGCCCTGCTCTTCACGCTGGCCTCGTCGTCGGCCATCGCCAATATCATTGCCGGCATCATCCTGACCTACACCGGCGCGTTCCGTCTGGGCGATTACGTCCAGATTCAAAACAGTATCGGCGAGGTGGTCGGCAAATATCTTCTAACAACCCGCGTGCGTACATTCAAAAACGAAGTGGTGTCGTTCCCCAACGCGCTGGTTCTGGGCACGTCGGTGACGAACTTTAGCCGGATGGCGGCCGAAAAGGGGGTCGTCTTGCACACCACCATTACCATCGGCTACGACGTGGCCTGGCAGCGCATCCACGAGTTGTTAATCGCCGCCGCGCTGGACACCGCCCACATCGAGAAGACACCGCCGCCGTTTGTGTTGCAAACCGCGCTGAACGATTTCCACGTTAGCTATGAGCTAAACGTCCACACCCGCCAGCCCCAATACTTGCCGCTCATCTATTCCGATCTGCACCGCAATATTCAGGATCACTTCGCCGCCGCCGGCGTCGAGATCATGTCGCCGGCCTATGCCGCCCTGCGTGACGGCAACGCTATTACCATACCGCAAGTGACGAGTGAAGCGGAGACCGCTGACCACTGA
- a CDS encoding YdeI/OmpD-associated family protein encodes MSSKEPTNVIIFATPAEFRAWLAANHATADELWAGYYKKSSGRPSMSWPEAVDQALCYGWIDGIRKSLDDISYANRFTPRRKGSHWSAVNIRRAQELIEQGLMQPAGLAAFEARDAGRDEQYSYERQSAAFDTTYEAEFRANATAWAYWEVQPPHYRRGASHWVTSAKREETRRKRLATLIADSAAGQWIGLYRRNNG; translated from the coding sequence ATGTCCAGCAAGGAACCCACCAACGTGATAATCTTCGCCACCCCGGCCGAGTTCCGCGCCTGGCTGGCGGCCAATCACGCCACGGCCGACGAACTATGGGCCGGCTACTACAAGAAGAGCAGCGGCCGGCCCAGTATGAGCTGGCCGGAGGCGGTCGATCAGGCCTTGTGCTACGGCTGGATCGACGGCATCCGCAAAAGCCTCGATGACATCAGCTATGCCAACCGCTTCACGCCGCGCCGCAAGGGCAGCCATTGGAGTGCCGTCAATATCCGCCGGGCGCAGGAATTGATCGAACAGGGGCTAATGCAACCGGCGGGGCTGGCCGCCTTCGAAGCCCGTGACGCCGGCCGGGACGAGCAATATTCCTATGAGCGCCAGTCGGCCGCCTTCGACACCACCTACGAGGCCGAGTTCCGCGCCAACGCCACGGCCTGGGCCTACTGGGAAGTGCAGCCGCCCCACTACCGTCGCGGGGCATCGCACTGGGTCACCAGCGCCAAGCGCGAGGAGACGCGCCGCAAACGGCTGGCGACGCTCATCGCCGACTCGGCCGCCGGGCAGTGGATTGGCCTCTATCGGCGCAACAACGGGTGA
- a CDS encoding McrB family protein, producing the protein MPLDDDAAPRPLAAPFAAIFGDRATADWAFDRFARTIERLGGGPNDPRFALTLPHGRTMLRLNLGNWAVLDVSARAGVLHLTALIEPMVGAFSFPRSEPYARSDDSMAVFSVPLDTARAWPEELRRVYEESMIVLAERFGRYQSSPSRRFHQAELFRALFDTAERERLLTDGLPPASVAGEGRAGRERSAPAARALRETRPQWGASQQAMPEPYPRANFLADTYLTEETADELHDLLREKRQIILYGPPGTGKTHVARRLGRWLTGLADPPPERLTIIQFHPAYSYEEFIEGIRPESRERGGRFHVDYPARPGVFVRFCRQAAHIDGPCVFIIDEINRGNIARIFGELTLLLEYRDEAIPLPYSGERFRIPPNVHLIGTMNTADRSIALVDFALRRRFHFFHFAADPDLFDRWLARQPSALPYLGALYRRLAAEAIDDPNFAIGPSAFMRELDETGLARLWRRTIMPYLEEYYIDQPARARLWAWEGDVVRSLRGS; encoded by the coding sequence ATGCCCCTAGACGATGACGCCGCCCCCCGCCCCCTGGCTGCCCCCTTTGCCGCCATCTTCGGCGACCGGGCCACGGCCGACTGGGCCTTCGACCGCTTTGCCCGGACCATCGAGCGGCTGGGCGGCGGGCCGAATGACCCGCGCTTTGCCCTGACGCTGCCCCACGGCCGGACGATGCTGCGGCTGAATCTGGGCAACTGGGCGGTGCTGGACGTGTCCGCCCGCGCCGGTGTGCTGCATCTGACGGCGCTCATCGAGCCGATGGTGGGCGCTTTCTCGTTCCCGCGCAGCGAACCGTACGCCCGCAGCGACGACAGCATGGCCGTTTTCAGTGTGCCGCTGGACACGGCGAGGGCCTGGCCGGAGGAGCTGCGCCGCGTCTACGAGGAAAGCATGATCGTGCTCGCCGAGCGCTTCGGCCGCTACCAGTCGTCGCCCAGCCGGCGCTTCCATCAGGCCGAACTATTCCGGGCGCTTTTCGACACGGCCGAGCGGGAGCGCTTGTTGACCGATGGCCTACCGCCGGCGAGCGTCGCCGGCGAGGGCCGCGCCGGCCGAGAGCGATCTGCCCCCGCCGCCCGCGCCCTCCGCGAGACCCGGCCCCAATGGGGCGCGAGTCAACAAGCCATGCCGGAGCCTTATCCACGGGCCAACTTTCTCGCTGACACCTATCTGACCGAAGAGACTGCCGACGAACTCCACGACCTGCTGCGGGAAAAGCGGCAGATCATCCTCTATGGCCCGCCGGGCACGGGCAAGACCCACGTGGCCCGTCGCCTGGGCCGTTGGCTGACCGGGCTGGCCGACCCGCCGCCGGAACGGCTGACGATCATCCAGTTCCACCCGGCCTACAGCTATGAGGAGTTTATCGAGGGCATCCGGCCGGAGAGCCGCGAGCGCGGCGGCCGATTCCACGTCGACTACCCCGCCCGGCCCGGCGTCTTCGTTCGCTTCTGCCGCCAGGCGGCGCATATCGATGGGCCATGTGTCTTCATCATTGACGAGATCAATCGCGGCAACATCGCCCGTATCTTCGGCGAGTTGACGCTGTTGCTGGAGTACCGCGACGAAGCGATCCCCTTGCCCTACTCCGGCGAGCGCTTTCGCATCCCGCCCAACGTTCACCTCATCGGCACGATGAACACCGCCGACCGCTCCATCGCCCTGGTCGATTTTGCCCTGCGCCGCCGCTTCCACTTCTTCCACTTTGCCGCCGACCCCGATCTGTTCGACCGCTGGCTGGCCCGGCAGCCGTCCGCGCTGCCCTATCTCGGCGCGCTCTACCGCCGGCTGGCGGCCGAGGCCATCGACGACCCCAACTTCGCCATCGGCCCCAGCGCCTTCATGCGCGAACTGGATGAGACCGGGTTGGCCCGCCTGTGGCGGCGCACGATCATGCCCTATCTGGAAGAATACTATATCGACCAGCCGGCCAGGGCGCGGTTGTGGGCTTGGGAGGGGGATGTGGTTAGAAGCTTGCGAGGGTCATAA